One Alligator mississippiensis isolate rAllMis1 chromosome 16, rAllMis1, whole genome shotgun sequence genomic region harbors:
- the UHRF1 gene encoding E3 ubiquitin-protein ligase UHRF1, whose amino-acid sequence MWIQVRTMDGKETRRVDSLSKLTKVEELRLRIHEVFGVETERQRLFYRGKQMEDGHSLFDYSVGLNDIVQLLVRQSPAVLPAVNKEKDSELSDTDSGCGSGQSESDKNSNNGEGAVELEGQPSTAAQADWADAVFGLYKVNDLVDGRDMNMGAWFEAQIVNVTGKKKTSNESNDSYTESKLQSSVPEEDIVYHVKYEDYPENGVVQLSSKDVRARARTILEWHQLEVGQVVMVNYNPDEPKERGFWYDAEILRKRETKMSKEIYARILLGDAGDSLNDCRITFVDEIYKIEEPGNASPVSASPLKRQSGPVCKYCKDNPNKTCKMCACYVCGGKQDPDKQLMCDECDMAFHIYCLNPPLSSIPDEEDWYCPECRNDASEVVLAGEKLKESKKKAKMASANSSSRRDWGKGMACVGRTRECTIVPSNHYGPIPGVPVGTMWKFRVQVSESGVHRPHVAGIHGRSNDGAYSLVLAGGYEDDIDHGNSFTYTGSGGRDLSGNKRTAGQSCDQKLTNMNRALALNCSAPINDKDGSEAKDWRAGKPVRVVRSVKGGKHSKYAPVEGNRYDGIYKVVKYWPETGKSGFLVWRYLLRRDDEEPAPWTKDGKDRMKKLGLTIQYPEGYLEAVANKEKEKENKSGDEFETPTGKGKRKRKSTGGEAEPVASPKGTPKKTKVEPYKLTSQQKALIKNDEANEKLWNEVLEALKDGPKFLNKVEEAFLCICCQEVVFRPVTTVCQHNVCKDCLDRSFKADVYSCPACRYDLGKNYTMQVNETLQTLLTQLFPGYGNGR is encoded by the exons ATGTGGATCCAGGTGCGCACCATGGACGGCAAGGAGACCCGCCGCGTGGACTCGCTCTCCAAGCTCACCAAGGTGGAGGAGCTGCGGCTGCGGATACACGAGGTGTTCGGCGTGGAGACGGAGCGCCAGCGGCTCTTCTACCGCGGCAAGCAG ATGGAAGATGGTCACTCCCTGTTTGACTACAGCGTTGGACTGAATGATATTGTTCAACTACTAGTAAGACAAAGCCCTGCTGTGCTACCAGCTGTTAATAAAGAAAAAGACTCCGAACTCTCAGATACAGACTCTGGCTGTGGATCAGGCCAAAGTGAGTCTGATAAGAATTCCAACAATGGGGAAGGAGCAGTGGAGCTTGAGGGACAACCCAGTACAGCAGCACAAGCTGACTGGGCTGATGCAGTATTTGGCCTCTATAAG GTGAACGACTTAGTAGATGGTCGAGATATGAACATGGGAGCATGGTTTGAAGCTCAAATTGTAAATGTGACCGGGAAAAAGAAGACTTCAAACGAATCGAATGACAGTTACACAGAGTCTAAACTGCAATCATCAGTTCCTGAAGAAGATATTGTATATCATGTGAAATATGAAGA ctACCCAGAGAATGGAGTTGTACAACTGAGTTCAAAAGATGTACGCGCACGAGCACGGACTATTTTGGAGTGGCACCAACTAGAAGTCGGGCAGGTGGTGATGGTCAACTATAATCCTGATGAACCAAAAGAGAGAGGTTTTTGGTATGATGCAGAGATCTTGCGAAAACGGGAAACCAAAATGAGCAAGGAGATATATGCAAGGATACTTCTTGG GGATGCTGGTGATTCCTTGAATGACTGCAGAATTACTTTTGTGGATGAAATTTATAAAATTGAAGAACCTGGAAATGCTAGTCCAGTTAGTGCCAGCCCATTAAAAA GACAGAGTGGACCAGTGTGTAAATATTGTAAAGACAACCCAAACAAGACCTGCAAAATGTGTGCCTGTTACGTGTGTGGAGGCAAACAGGATCCTGACAAACAGCTAATGTGTGATGAGTGTGACATGGCTTTCCACATCTACTGCCTCAACCCTCCCCTCAGTAGCATACCAGATGAAGAGGATTG GTATTGCCCTGAATGTCGCAATGATGCAAGTGAAGTGGTTTTAGCAGGAGAGAagttaaaagaaagcaaaaaaaaggcaaaaatggcATCAGCTAATTCGTCCTCACGGAGAGACTGGGGCAAG GGTATGGCATGTGTGGGTCGCACAAGGGAATGCACCATTGTCCCCTCTAACCACTATGGACCAATTCCTGGTGTACCAGTGGGCACCATGTGGAAGTTCAGAGTTCAG GTGAGCGAATCTGGTGTTCACAGGCCTCATGTAGCAGGCATACATGGCAGGAGCAATGACGGTGCTTATTCCCTGGTTCTGGCAGGCGGCTATGAAGATGATATA GACCACGGCAATTCCTTCACTTACACAGGGAGCGGAGGTCGTGATCTTTCTGGGAACAAGCGTACAGCAGGGCAGTCTTGTGATCAAAAACTTACCAACATGAACAG AGCTCTAGCTCTGAATTGCAGTGCCCCTATCAATGATAAAGATGGATCAGAGGCCAAGGACTGGAGAGCTGGGAAGCCAGTCAGGGTAGTGAGAAGTGTAAAGGGAGGCAAACACAGCAAATATGCCCCAGTAGAGGGAAACCGATACGATGGAATATACAAG gttGTGAAATATTGGCCTGAGACGGGGAAATCTGGTTTTTTAGTGTGGCGTTATCTACTCAGGAGAGATGATGAGGAACCTGCCCCTTGGACTAAGGATGGGAAGGACAGGATGAAAAAGCTTGGTCTAACAATTCAG TATCCTGAAGGGTATTTGGAAGCTGTTGCGaacaaagaaaaggagaaagaaaataaaagcggTGATGAGTTTGAAACACCAacaggaaagggaaagaggaaaaggaaatcaACAG GGGGTGAAGCAGAACCCGTTGCTTCTCCTAAAGGGACCCCAAAGAAGACTAAAGTCGAGCCATACAAGCTGACGTCTCAGCAAAAGGCTCTCATTAAAAATGATGAAGCCAATGAAAAACTGTGGAATGAAGTACTAGAAGCTCTCAAAGATGGACCG AAATTcctgaataaagtggaagaagCTTTTCTATGTATTTGCTGCCAGGAGGTGGTATTTCGACCAGTCACAACAGTGTGCCAGCACAATGTCTGCAAG gATTGTTTGGACCGATCTTTCAAAGCAGATGTGTATAGTTGTCCAGCTTGTCGCTATGATCTTGGCAAAAACTATACTATGCAAGTGAATGAAACACTGCAGACCCTCCTAACTCAGCTCTTTCCTGGCTACGGCAATGGACGGTGA
- the ARRDC5 gene encoding arrestin domain-containing protein 5 — protein sequence MSVVKSIEIVVPEDKVYLAGSNVDGQVVLSLNNTLINPVVKVELVGRGYLQWNEDVGADKDYSRDVVCNNKADYINKTKTFKIEGNWLDSGTHTFDFHFTLSTRLPSTFTSRIGYVSYFLQASCSSRELILAKKKKYLLVQGTSSIRKDRLQSKDPFVVEVDKVVVYHCCFQQGRVVLRISLVKNIFCPSENVTFTTEIDNQTGKSIKRVVFTLYSNVLYMGFTARSEPRTLEDRNVLLRLEPRMEAMPFEVTRITNIMALPSLLPVSCVSLANEIMEIRYELVGTLYLPWSMSSVVARVPVLIGTIPTADPEESGSGAHPNP from the exons ATGTCGGTGGTGAAATCAATTGAAATCGTGGTGCCCGAGGATAAGGTCTATTTGGCAGGCTCCAACGTAGATGGCCAAGTGGTTCTGAGTCTTAACAACACTTTGATCAACCCTGTAGTGAAGGTAGAGCTGGTAGGAAGAGGTTATTTGCAGTGGAATGAAGACGTCGGCGCGGACAAGGATTACAGCAGGGATGTTGTCTGCAATAACAAGGCTGACTACATCAATAAGACAAAGACGTTCAAGATAGAGG GGAACTGGCTGGATTCGGGAACCCACACCTTTGACTTCCACTTCACCTTGTCTACCAGACTCCCCTCCACGTTCACCAGCAGGATAGGCTATGTTTCCTACTTCCTCCAAGCCTCCTGCTCCAGTCGTGAGCTCATCTTAGCTAAGAAGAAGAAGTATTTACTAGTGCAGGGGACCTCTAGCATCCGTAAAGACAGGCTGCAGTCCAAG GACCCTTTTGTAGTAGAAGTCGACAAGGTCGTAGTTTATCACTGCTGCTTCCAACAAGGCCGCGTGGTCCTGAGGATTTCCCTGGTGAAAAACATATTCTGCCCCAGTGAGAACGTCACCTTTACCACTGAGATCGACAACCAGACGGGCAAGTCCATTAAAAGGGTGGTTTTCACCTTGTACTCCAATGTCCTCTACATGGGCTTCACCGCTAGGTCAGAGCCACGCACCCTGGAAGACCGAAACGTACTGTTAAGGCTGGAGCCCAGGATGGAAGCTATGCCCTTTGAGGTCACCAGGATCACCAACATAATGGCCCTGCCCAGTCTGCTACCTGTCAGCTGCGTGTCCTTGGCCAACGAGATCATGGAAATCCGCTATGAGCTGGTGGGAACCCTTTACCTTCCCTGGTCCATGTCCAGTGTTGTGGCTAGAGTGCCCGTCCTCATAGGAACCATCCCCACGGCCGATCCCGAGGAGTCAGGCAGTGGCGCTCATCCGAACCCATAG